The following DNA comes from Pseudomonas triticicola.
CAATCATGACCCGTCCAAAGAAAGCCGAACCCGCTGCGCACGCCGAGCCGTCGAGAATCCGTGAAGGCCTGCCCTTCCCGCTCGGTGCGACCTGGGATGGTCTGGGGGTGAACTTTGCTCTGTTTTCCGCCAATGCCACCAAGGTCGAGCTGTGCATTTTCGACGATGCCGGCGAGGTCGAGCTCGAACGCATCGAGCTGCCGGAATACACCGATGAGATCTACCACGGCTACCTGCCGGATGCGCATCCTGGCTTGATCTACGGCTACCGCGTTTATGGTCCTTATGACCCGGCCAATGGTCACCGCTTCAACCACAACAAACTGCTGATCGACCCGTACGCCAAGCAATTGGTCGGCGAGCTGAAATGGTCGGAGGCGCTGTTCGGCTACACCATCGGCCACCCTGACGCCGACCTCAGTTTCGACGAACGCGACAGCGCACCTTTCGTGCCCAAGTGCAAGGTCATCGACCCGGCCCACACCTGGGGCAACGACCATCGCGTCAGCGTGCCGTGGGACAAGACCATCATCTATGAAACCCACGTGCGCGGCATCAGCATGCGTCACCCGTCGGTGCCGGAAAACCTGCGTGGCACCTTCGGCGGTCTGATGGTCGACGACGTGCTCGAGCACATTCGCAAGCTCGGTGTTTCGTCTGTCGAATTGCTGCCGATCCATGCTTTCGTCAACGATCAGCATCTGCTGCAAAAGGGCATGACCAACTACTGGGGCTACAACAGCATCGCGTTCTTCGCCCCGGACCCGCGTTATCTGGCCAGTGGCAAGATTGCCGAATTCAAGGAAATGGTCGCGCACCTGCACGATGCCAACCTCGAAGTCATTCTCGACGTGGTCTACAACCACACCGCCGAGGGCAACGAGCAAGGCCCGACCCTGTCGATGCGCGGTATCGACAACGCCTCCTACTACCGCTTGATGCCCGACGACAAGCGCTACTACATCAACGATTCCGGCACCGGTAACACCCTGGACCTGAGCCACCCGTGCGTGCTGCAAATGGTCACTGACTCCCTGCGTTACTGGGCCAGTGAGATGCACGTCGATGGCTTCCGCTTCGACCTGGCAACCATTCTTGGCCGCTACCACGATGGTTTCGACGAGCGCCACAGCTTCCTCGTCGCCTGCCGTCAGGACCCGGTGCTGCGTCAGGTGAAAATGATCGCCGAACCTTGGGACTGCGGCCCCGGCGGCTATCAAGTCGGCAACTTTCCGCCGGGCTGGGTCGAATGGAACGACAAGTTCCGCGACACCGTGCGCGCGTTCTGGAAAGGCGACGACGCTCAGCTTGCCGATTTCGCCAGCCGCATGACTGCTTCCGGTGAGATGTTCAACCAGCGCGGGCGCCGGCCGTATTCGTCGGTGAACTTCATCACCGCCCACGATGGTTTCACTCTCAACGATCTGGTGTCGTACAACGACAAGCACAACGAAGCCAACGACGAGAACAATCAGGACGGCAGTAACAACAACCTGTCGTGGAATCACGGCGTCGAAGGTCCGACCGACGATCCGGAAATCAACGCTTTGCGCCATCGGCAGATGCGCAACTTCTTCGCCACCCTGCTGCTGGCCCAAGGCACACCGATGATCGTTGCCGGTGACGAATTCGCCCGCACCCAGGACGGCAACAACAACGCCTATTGTCAGGACAGCGAGATTGGTTGGGTCAACTGGGACCTGAGCGAGGACGGCAAGGCCCTGCTCAAGTTCGTCAAACGCCTGATCAAGCTGCGCCTGACTTATCCGATCCTGCGTCGCGGACGCTTCCTGGTCGGCGAATACAACGAAGACATCGGCGTCAAGGACGTGACCTGGCTGGCACCGGACGCTACCGAGATGACCACCGAGCACTGGCATGACGCGCACAACCGCTGCCTCGGCATGCTCCTCGATGGCCGCGCGCAGGAAACCGGCATCCGCCGCAAAGGTGCCGACGCGACCCTGCTGCTGGTGGTCAACGCCCATCACGACATCGTCAACTTCACCCTGCCGGAAGTGCCGGATGGCGGCTTCTGGACCTGCATGATCGACACCAATCAGCCGTCGATTCGCGGCCAGGAGCGCTTTGAATTCGGCCATGAATATTCGGTGACCGGGCGTTCGTTGCTGTTGTTCGAACTGCAACGTGACGAAGAAGATTGATATGGACTTTCAACATTATCTGGCCCGCCGTCCGCCAGATTACGCCGACACCAATGCCCTCGGCCGTTGCCTGCGGGCAATGGTCGAGGCCGGCCTCGACCGCTTGCCGTTGCCCGGCAGCGGTCACACGCTGGAGCGCTTTCAGCGTCTCTCGGAAGTCGGTGGACACGATTTAGGCCTGTGCAAACTCTATGAAGGCCACACGGATGCGCTGGCGATCATCGAGCAATTGGGCGGTACGCCAACCCCGGGCAGCACGTGGGGCATGTGGGCCGCCGAACCGCCGCAGGCACGGGTGAAAGTCACGCCGGCCGGGCATATGGTGTCGCTGAACGGGCGCAAGGCCTGGTGCTCTGGCGCTGCGGTGCTCAGCCACGCCTTGCTCACCGCATGGGACGCGGACGGTCAACAGCAACTGGTTGCAGTCGCGCTCGATCAACCTGGCGTGACCATCACCGATCAAGGCTGGCAAGCGGTGGGCATGGCGGCCACCGGCAGCGTTGAAGTGCTGTTCGACAACGCTGAAGCGCAGGCCATTGGCAACCCCGGTGATTACCTGCAACGACCGGGGTTCTGGCAGGGCGGGATCGGTATCGCCGCTTGCTGGTATGGCGCTTCACGGCGGATTGCCGAAGGGCTGCGTCAGCATTGCGCGCAACGCGATGAACCGCACGCCCTCGCCCATCTCGGTGCGACTGACACAGCACTGCAAGCGGCAGCCGATGTGTTGCGCTTCAGCGCGCTGCAAATCGATGCGCAGCCCGAGGCCGACGCTGAATTGCTCGCCCGCCGCGCCCGCGCCGTGGTTGAACAGTCTGCTGAACAGGTGATGCGTGAAGTCGGTCGTGCGTTGGGTGCCGGGCCGTTTTGTCAGGATCGGCATTTCGCCCGGTTGAGTGCCGACCTGCCGGTGTTTCTGCGCCAGAGTCACGCTGAACGCGACCTTGCTGCACTGGGCCAGCAGATTGCTGGTCAGTCCTGCGAGGTCTGGGCGTTATGAAGGACAACCCGATCGTTGGCCAGGGCACTTCATTGCAGCAATGGCAGGCTTCGCGGCGTCTGGCCGAGCTGCCGGCCATCGACATTCTTGACTTGGTACCGCTGGGTTCGCGAGCGGTGATCATCGCACCGCACCCGGACGACGAAGTGCTCGGTTGCGGCGGCATCATGCAGTTGCTGGCGGCAGCCGGACGGCCGTTGCAGTTGATCTCGGTTACCGATGGCAGCGCCAGTCACCCCGGCTCGCAGCGCTGGACAGTCGAGCGTTTGAGCGTGGTGCGCCCGCAGGAGTCTGCCGAAGCCTTGCGTCGTCTCGGTCTGCCGATGCATAGCCTGAAATGGCTGCGCGGAGGTTTTACCGATACGCAAGTGGCGGCGCAGGAAACCGAGTTGAGCGAATTCATCGCCGGTTATCTGCATGCCAGTGACGTGGTTTTCACTACCTGGCGCCAGGACGGTCACAGCGATCACGAGGCCGTCGGCCGCGCCAGTGTCGAGGCGGCGCGACGCGTTGGTGCGACCTGCCATGAACTTCCGGTCTGGACCTGGCACTGGGCAACCCCGGAAGACGCCACGGTGCCATGGGAGCGGGCGCGCAAGATCCTCCTTTCACCGACGCACATCGCACGAAAACGCCACGCAGCGCACGCGTTCGCCAGCCAGTTGGAAGGCGACCGCGACGTCGGCCTCGGGCCGGTGCTCGCGCCCTATGTGCTCGATCGTTTGCTGCAACCTTTTGAAGTGGTGTTCCTGTGAGCGTCGATGACCGCTATTTCGACGGCCTGTTCGCGGGCAATGACGACCCATGGGCGTTTCGCCAGCGCTGGTACGAACAGCGCAAGCGCGCGATCACCCTCGCCGCCCTGCCCCGTCCGCGCTACAGGTCGGTGTTCGAGCCGGGTTGCGCCAACGGCGAACTGAGTGCAGAACTGGCCCCGCGCTGCGACCGCCTGTTGTGTTGTGACACGGCGAGCGCGGCGGTGAAGCTGGCGCGCACTCGCTTAAGCCTTTTCGAGCATGCCGAAGTCCGTCAGGGCCGCCTTCCGGCCGACTGGCCGAAGGAAAAATTCGACCTGATTGTATTCAGCGAAATCGGCTACTACCTCG
Coding sequences within:
- a CDS encoding PIG-L deacetylase family protein, coding for MKDNPIVGQGTSLQQWQASRRLAELPAIDILDLVPLGSRAVIIAPHPDDEVLGCGGIMQLLAAAGRPLQLISVTDGSASHPGSQRWTVERLSVVRPQESAEALRRLGLPMHSLKWLRGGFTDTQVAAQETELSEFIAGYLHASDVVFTTWRQDGHSDHEAVGRASVEAARRVGATCHELPVWTWHWATPEDATVPWERARKILLSPTHIARKRHAAHAFASQLEGDRDVGLGPVLAPYVLDRLLQPFEVVFL
- the glgX gene encoding glycogen debranching protein GlgX; the protein is MTRPKKAEPAAHAEPSRIREGLPFPLGATWDGLGVNFALFSANATKVELCIFDDAGEVELERIELPEYTDEIYHGYLPDAHPGLIYGYRVYGPYDPANGHRFNHNKLLIDPYAKQLVGELKWSEALFGYTIGHPDADLSFDERDSAPFVPKCKVIDPAHTWGNDHRVSVPWDKTIIYETHVRGISMRHPSVPENLRGTFGGLMVDDVLEHIRKLGVSSVELLPIHAFVNDQHLLQKGMTNYWGYNSIAFFAPDPRYLASGKIAEFKEMVAHLHDANLEVILDVVYNHTAEGNEQGPTLSMRGIDNASYYRLMPDDKRYYINDSGTGNTLDLSHPCVLQMVTDSLRYWASEMHVDGFRFDLATILGRYHDGFDERHSFLVACRQDPVLRQVKMIAEPWDCGPGGYQVGNFPPGWVEWNDKFRDTVRAFWKGDDAQLADFASRMTASGEMFNQRGRRPYSSVNFITAHDGFTLNDLVSYNDKHNEANDENNQDGSNNNLSWNHGVEGPTDDPEINALRHRQMRNFFATLLLAQGTPMIVAGDEFARTQDGNNNAYCQDSEIGWVNWDLSEDGKALLKFVKRLIKLRLTYPILRRGRFLVGEYNEDIGVKDVTWLAPDATEMTTEHWHDAHNRCLGMLLDGRAQETGIRRKGADATLLLVVNAHHDIVNFTLPEVPDGGFWTCMIDTNQPSIRGQERFEFGHEYSVTGRSLLLFELQRDEED
- a CDS encoding acyl-CoA dehydrogenase; amino-acid sequence: MDFQHYLARRPPDYADTNALGRCLRAMVEAGLDRLPLPGSGHTLERFQRLSEVGGHDLGLCKLYEGHTDALAIIEQLGGTPTPGSTWGMWAAEPPQARVKVTPAGHMVSLNGRKAWCSGAAVLSHALLTAWDADGQQQLVAVALDQPGVTITDQGWQAVGMAATGSVEVLFDNAEAQAIGNPGDYLQRPGFWQGGIGIAACWYGASRRIAEGLRQHCAQRDEPHALAHLGATDTALQAAADVLRFSALQIDAQPEADAELLARRARAVVEQSAEQVMREVGRALGAGPFCQDRHFARLSADLPVFLRQSHAERDLAALGQQIAGQSCEVWAL
- a CDS encoding SAM-dependent methyltransferase, with amino-acid sequence MSVDDRYFDGLFAGNDDPWAFRQRWYEQRKRAITLAALPRPRYRSVFEPGCANGELSAELAPRCDRLLCCDTASAAVKLARTRLSLFEHAEVRQGRLPADWPKEKFDLIVFSEIGYYLDEKDLTEMIRRISESLTADGQLLACHWRPPIEGCPLNARQVHDQIHDQLALPRLVLHQEADFILELWSREPRSVAALEGLR